A genome region from Cydia pomonella isolate Wapato2018A chromosome 21, ilCydPomo1, whole genome shotgun sequence includes the following:
- the LOC133529715 gene encoding putative ankyrin repeat protein RF_0381, producing the protein MDLQAYLVNKFATWHPPPPLVTGRTKRDVTLSWSTEPFDFLEGDLLFWVQKKEKMPPWVVVYSGGKTSKTIDNLAPRHPHKFRIKVILKATAVQTLAKRALEHFGNESTVYEHIEVFNDTNKETKKNSANNENTKTSENNTIPEKNLNIETNKPQINLRGNGDVSGHVNDKKEEIEFRINNNDAAGDVCNQENTQISSQIETSSKKWLESQWSEETSTSTDTDGTSVICFCMAVRCGYLKQVQAMLEERPDLIEIVNSTNGFTPLATAVRKGDINTVKFLLTAGANVNQPSSSGQTPLHLATLEARVALVDLLMDNGADLQARDLNGLRVEHYAVDAGSPEMLTHILQRGGDLTVKDNNGWTPLFRAVTQGASTELIELLVLSGSDVTTADYAGLGLPSAARLLHNRHGRDRDSILRLIDSQYPHEQAVANFTRLTKKISSLHTMLK; encoded by the exons ATGGACCTTCAAGCATATTTAGTGAACAAGTTTGCAACCTGGCACCCCCCACCGCCGTTAGTGACAGGCAGAACCAAGCGTGACGTCACTTTGAGCTGGTCTACGGAGCCTTTTGATTTTCTGGAAGGAGACCTCTTGTTTTGGGTTcagaagaaagaaaaaatgCCGCCTTGGGTAGTTGTGTACAG CGGTGGTAAGACATCAAAAACTATTGACAATCTGGCCCCAAGACACCCTCACAAATTTCGcattaaagttattttaaaagcaACTGCAGTGCAAACCCTAGCTAAAAGAGCCCTTGAACATTTTGGCAATGAAAGCACTGTTTACGAACACATTGAAGTTTTTAATGATACAAATAAAGAAACTAAAAAGAACTCTGCAAATAATGAAAACACTAAAACTTCTGAAAATAATACCATCCCAGAAAAGAATTTAAACATCGAAACAAATAAACCGCAAATAAATCTTAGGGGTAATGGTGACGTCTCTGGCCACGTTAATGATAAAAAAGAAGAAATTGAATTCCGAATAAACAACAACGATGCTGCTGGAGATGTGTGCAATCAAGAAAACACTCAAATCAG TTCTCAGATCGAGACCTCAAGTAAGAAGTGGCTAGAATCACAATGGTCTGAAGAGACAAGTACGAGTACTGATACCGACGGTACTTCTGTTATTTGCTTCTGCATGGCTGTCCGATGCGGCTATCTTAAACAG gtacagGCTATGCTAGAAGAAAGACCAGATCTGATCGAGATTGTCAACTCCACTAACGGTTTTACTCCTCTTGCTACGGCTGTTAGGAAAG GAGACATAAACACCGTTAAGTTCCTATTAACAGCTGGAGCAAACGTGAACCAACCATCTTCTAGCGGACAGACGCCATTACACCTGGCTACCCTCGAAGCTCGCGTGGCGCTGGTCGACTTGCTAATGGACAATGGGGCAGACTTACAG GCGCGCGATCTTAACGGTCTCCGAGTAGAACACTACGCGGTAGACGCCGGAAGCCCGGAGATGCTCACTCACATTCTGCAGCGAGGCGGAGACTTGACTGTGAAGGACAATAATGGATGGACCCCTCTCTTCAGGGCTG TAACGCAAGGAGCCTCGACGGAGCTGATCGAACTCTTGGTCTTATCTGGGAGCGATGTAACAACCGCCGACTATGCTGGACTGGGCTTGCCTTCCGCCGCCCGACTTCTACATAATCGGCA TGGCCGCGACCGCGACTCGATCCTGCGTCTAATCGACTCCCAATATCCTCACGAGCAAGCCGTTGCCAACTTCACTCGCCTCACCAAGAAGATATCCAGCTTGCATACAATGCTCAAATGA